The Zeimonas sediminis genome window below encodes:
- a CDS encoding histone deacetylase family protein: MKTAYITHPTSQRHEMGEHHPECPDRVAAVADRLLMRGVLDLMDQFEAPRATLEQVGRAHDTRYLLELQALSPAEGYVAVDPDTSMNPHTFAAALHAAGAAVLATELVLGQGYSRAFCNVRPPGHHAGRSAASGFCFFNNAAVGIRHALDVMGLERVALIDFDVHHGNGSEEIFAGDERVLMVSTFQTRLYPFSGDEPTGPNLCNVPLKPYSEGDALRAAVTERWLPALQAFSPQMIFVSAGFDAHREDDMSHLMWRDDDYAWVSRQIVSFADSWCEGRIVSTLEGGYHLGALARCAELHVRALIGLD, from the coding sequence TTGAAGACCGCCTACATCACGCACCCGACCAGCCAGCGCCACGAGATGGGCGAGCATCACCCGGAGTGCCCCGACAGGGTCGCGGCGGTCGCGGACCGGCTGCTGATGCGCGGGGTGCTCGACCTGATGGACCAGTTCGAGGCGCCGAGGGCCACGCTCGAACAGGTGGGCCGCGCGCACGACACACGCTACCTGCTGGAGCTCCAGGCCCTGTCGCCGGCCGAGGGCTACGTGGCGGTCGACCCCGACACCTCGATGAATCCGCACACCTTCGCGGCGGCGCTGCACGCGGCCGGCGCCGCGGTGCTCGCGACCGAGCTCGTGCTCGGGCAGGGCTACTCCCGGGCCTTCTGCAACGTGCGGCCCCCCGGGCACCACGCGGGCCGCTCGGCGGCCAGCGGCTTCTGCTTCTTCAACAACGCGGCGGTCGGCATTCGCCACGCGCTCGACGTGATGGGACTGGAGCGGGTCGCACTGATCGATTTCGACGTTCACCACGGCAACGGCAGCGAGGAGATCTTCGCCGGCGACGAGCGGGTGCTGATGGTCTCGACCTTCCAGACCCGCCTGTATCCGTTCTCGGGCGACGAGCCGACCGGCCCGAACCTGTGCAACGTGCCGCTCAAGCCCTACAGCGAAGGCGACGCGCTGCGCGCGGCGGTGACCGAGCGCTGGCTGCCGGCGCTGCAGGCCTTCTCGCCGCAGATGATCTTCGTGTCGGCGGGCTTCGACGCGCACCGCGAGGACGACATGAGCCACCTGATGTGGCGCGACGACGACTACGCCTGGGTCAGCCGCCAGATCGTCTCGTTCGCCGACAGCTGGTGCGAAGGGCGCATCGTGTCCACGCTGGAGGGCGGCTACCACCTCGGCGCGCTCGCACGCTGCGCCGAGCTGCACGTGCGCGCGCTGATCGGGCTCGACTGA
- a CDS encoding efflux RND transporter periplasmic adaptor subunit → MKRRSKWLIAVIAAILLAVAIGRAVVEQRQARERLAAVAPAVPSLELAPEDLVRAQRRELVRAQPVSGSLRAVDTALVKAKVAGELRELSVREGDSVRAGQLVGRQDDTEYAARLRQARQQAASARAQLEIAERTLANNRALVDRGFISRNALDTAVSNAAGARANLLAAEAAVEVVRKARDDTALRAPIGGQVSQRFAQPGERLAVDARVLEIVDLSRIELEAAVPPEALAGISIGARASLQVDGVAESVPARVARINPAAAAGTRAVSVYLSVEPRPALRHGLFATGRIETGRDTLLAVPESALRNDRSRPYVLAVRDGRVVASEVALGPRGRDAGTGEALVAISGGLDEGAELLAAGVGIVQEGTPVRLTGGAAGTPAPAAR, encoded by the coding sequence ATGAAGCGCCGATCCAAGTGGCTGATCGCCGTGATCGCGGCGATCCTGTTGGCCGTGGCGATCGGTCGCGCGGTCGTCGAGCAACGGCAGGCGCGCGAGCGTCTCGCCGCGGTCGCGCCCGCGGTCCCGTCCCTGGAGCTCGCTCCCGAAGACCTGGTCCGGGCGCAACGCCGCGAGCTGGTCCGCGCGCAGCCGGTCTCGGGCAGCCTGCGCGCCGTCGACACGGCCCTGGTCAAGGCGAAGGTCGCCGGCGAGCTTCGCGAGCTGTCGGTTCGCGAGGGCGACAGCGTTCGCGCGGGCCAGCTCGTCGGGCGGCAGGACGACACCGAATACGCGGCGCGGCTCAGGCAGGCCCGGCAGCAGGCGGCTTCCGCGCGTGCCCAGCTCGAGATCGCCGAGCGCACGCTGGCGAACAATCGCGCGCTGGTCGATCGCGGCTTCATCTCGCGCAATGCGCTGGACACCGCTGTTTCGAACGCGGCGGGGGCCCGCGCCAACCTGCTGGCCGCGGAAGCGGCCGTGGAGGTGGTGCGCAAGGCGCGCGACGACACTGCGCTGCGCGCCCCGATCGGCGGCCAGGTCTCGCAGCGCTTCGCCCAGCCCGGCGAGCGGCTCGCGGTCGACGCGCGAGTGCTGGAGATCGTCGACCTTTCCCGGATCGAGCTCGAGGCGGCGGTCCCGCCGGAGGCGCTCGCGGGCATCTCGATCGGCGCCCGGGCCAGCCTGCAGGTCGATGGCGTGGCCGAATCGGTGCCGGCGCGGGTGGCCCGTATCAATCCGGCGGCCGCGGCAGGCACCCGGGCGGTCAGCGTCTACCTGTCGGTCGAGCCGCGACCGGCGCTGCGCCACGGCCTGTTCGCGACCGGCCGCATCGAGACCGGCCGCGACACGCTGCTCGCGGTGCCCGAGTCGGCGCTGCGCAACGATCGCAGCCGCCCCTACGTGCTGGCGGTTCGCGACGGCCGGGTCGTCGCCAGCGAGGTCGCGCTCGGCCCGCGCGGCCGCGACGCCGGCACGGGCGAAGCGCTCGTCGCGATCTCGGGCGGCCTCGACGAAGGCGCCGAGCTTCTTGCCGCCGGCGTCGGCATCGTCCAGGAAGGCACGCCGGTGCGGTTGACCGGCGGCGCGGCCGGGACGCCCGCGCCGGCGGCGCGCTGA
- a CDS encoding efflux RND transporter permease subunit → MWFTRVSIANPVLATMVMLAFVVLGLFSYQRLKVDQFPEVEFPIVVVQVDYPGASPEIVETEVTRKVEEAVNSIAGINKLYSRSLDGSSVVIIEFNLDVDDRRAAEDVREKMSALRPTLRDEVEEPRVLRFDPASRPVYILALTSPDGSRSAVELSTYADQVLKKRLENVRGVGSVSLVGQVRREVNVYLKPEALEALGVGVEQVVSAVRTENRELPAGALRSRDVERVVQVAGRIAEPADFEKIVVARRGSAGVPVRLGQVADVVDGPQELESLALYNGRRTLALTVLKAQGENTIEVVDGLNRAVAEMRPELPAGIALDVVSDNSRPIRVAVTNVRQTLLEGALLTIAIVFLFLNSWRSTVITGLTLPIALIGTFLFMYAFGFSVNMITLMALSLCVGLLIDDAIVVRENIVRHVQMGKNAHQAALDGTNEIGLAVLATTLSIVAVFLPIGFMGGIIGKFFHEFGITIVAAVLISMFVSFTLDPMLSSIWHDPAIHAEGASPSARRSLYDRTLGRLTGAVDRFSHRLGAAYQDILRWSLRHRPATLGIAVASLVAAFGIVPLLGTEFVPKADFGETNVSFHTPTGTSLEATEAKARQVDAILREFPEVRYTVATINTGNAQGRNTVSVYVRLVDRKDRSRNVDQLSVPIRERLARVPGITVTQVGLLDAVGGQKPISLSIQGDDLDTLQRLTASLLPKLREIPGLVDIDTSMKPNKPTVDVVLRRDLAADLGLGVGSVTSALRALIAGDTIGNWRADDDESYDVKVRLAPERRSEPADLERLGLAVGQNADGSARVIRLAQVAEIVPSFGPNQINRRDLNREVEITANVSGRSLGEVSADIQKVLDASAFPAGYRARFGGSTKDMQESFGYALSALALAVIFIYMILASQFKSFLQPIALMSSLPLTLIGVVLILLVFGSTLNLFSIIGVVMLMGLVTKNAILLVDFANRAREGHVGEELREQGLVGEGGSGAPLTGEPLAGRKLGREEALLMAARVRLRPILMTTLAMIFGMVPLAFAISEGSEQRAPMGQAVIGGVITSSLLTLVVVPVVYCYLDDLAGWLRRKWR, encoded by the coding sequence ATGTGGTTCACCCGAGTCTCGATCGCCAACCCGGTGCTGGCGACGATGGTGATGCTCGCCTTCGTCGTGCTGGGCCTGTTCTCGTACCAGCGGCTCAAGGTCGACCAGTTCCCCGAAGTCGAGTTCCCGATCGTCGTGGTGCAGGTCGACTACCCGGGCGCATCGCCCGAGATCGTCGAGACCGAGGTCACCCGCAAGGTCGAGGAGGCGGTCAACTCGATCGCCGGCATCAACAAGCTGTACTCGCGCTCGCTCGACGGCAGCTCGGTGGTCATCATCGAGTTCAACCTCGACGTCGACGACCGACGGGCCGCCGAGGACGTCCGCGAGAAGATGTCGGCCCTGCGGCCGACGCTTCGCGACGAGGTCGAGGAGCCGCGCGTGCTGCGCTTCGACCCGGCGAGCCGCCCGGTGTACATCCTGGCGCTGACCTCTCCCGACGGGTCGCGCAGCGCGGTCGAGCTGAGCACCTACGCCGACCAGGTGCTCAAGAAGCGGCTCGAGAACGTGCGCGGAGTGGGCTCGGTCTCGCTGGTCGGGCAGGTGCGGCGCGAGGTCAACGTGTACCTGAAGCCCGAGGCCCTCGAGGCCCTCGGGGTCGGCGTCGAGCAGGTTGTCTCGGCGGTGCGCACCGAGAACCGAGAGCTGCCCGCCGGCGCGCTGCGCTCGCGCGACGTCGAGCGGGTGGTCCAGGTCGCGGGCCGGATCGCCGAGCCTGCCGACTTCGAGAAGATCGTCGTCGCGCGCCGGGGCAGCGCCGGCGTGCCGGTGAGGCTGGGCCAGGTAGCCGACGTGGTCGACGGCCCGCAGGAGCTCGAGAGCCTCGCGCTCTACAACGGCCGGCGCACGCTCGCACTCACCGTTCTGAAGGCCCAGGGCGAGAACACGATCGAGGTGGTCGACGGGCTGAACCGCGCGGTCGCCGAGATGCGCCCGGAGCTGCCCGCCGGCATCGCGCTGGACGTGGTCAGCGACAACTCCAGGCCGATTCGCGTGGCGGTCACCAACGTGCGGCAGACGCTGCTCGAGGGCGCGCTGCTGACGATCGCGATCGTGTTCCTGTTCCTGAACTCGTGGCGCTCCACCGTCATCACCGGGCTGACGCTGCCGATCGCGCTGATCGGCACCTTCCTGTTCATGTACGCGTTCGGCTTCTCGGTGAACATGATCACGCTGATGGCGCTGAGCCTTTGCGTGGGCCTGCTGATCGACGACGCGATCGTGGTGCGCGAGAACATCGTGCGGCACGTGCAGATGGGCAAGAACGCCCACCAGGCTGCGCTCGACGGCACCAACGAGATCGGGCTCGCGGTGCTCGCCACCACGCTGTCGATCGTCGCGGTGTTCCTGCCGATCGGCTTCATGGGCGGCATCATCGGCAAGTTCTTCCACGAGTTCGGCATCACGATCGTCGCGGCGGTGCTGATCTCGATGTTCGTGAGCTTCACGCTCGACCCGATGCTGTCCAGCATCTGGCACGACCCGGCGATCCACGCCGAAGGCGCGTCGCCGTCGGCGCGCAGGTCGCTGTACGACCGCACGCTGGGCCGGCTGACCGGCGCGGTCGATCGCTTCTCGCACCGCCTCGGCGCGGCCTACCAGGACATCCTGCGCTGGTCGCTGCGCCATCGCCCGGCCACGCTCGGCATCGCGGTCGCGAGCCTGGTCGCCGCATTCGGCATCGTGCCGCTGCTGGGCACGGAGTTCGTGCCGAAGGCCGACTTCGGCGAGACCAACGTCAGCTTCCACACCCCGACCGGCACCTCGCTGGAGGCCACCGAGGCCAAGGCCAGGCAGGTCGACGCGATCCTGCGCGAGTTCCCCGAGGTGCGCTACACGGTCGCCACGATCAACACCGGGAACGCGCAGGGGCGCAACACGGTCAGCGTTTACGTGCGGCTGGTCGATCGCAAGGACCGCAGCCGCAACGTCGACCAGTTGTCGGTGCCGATCCGCGAGCGGCTGGCGCGCGTGCCCGGCATCACCGTCACGCAGGTCGGCCTGCTGGATGCGGTCGGCGGCCAGAAGCCGATCTCGCTGTCGATCCAGGGCGACGACCTGGACACGCTGCAGCGGCTCACCGCCTCGCTGCTGCCGAAGCTGCGCGAGATCCCGGGCCTGGTCGACATCGACACCAGCATGAAGCCGAACAAGCCTACGGTCGACGTCGTGCTGCGCCGCGACCTGGCCGCCGACCTCGGGCTTGGCGTGGGCAGCGTGACGAGCGCATTGCGCGCGCTGATCGCCGGCGACACGATCGGCAACTGGCGGGCCGACGACGACGAGAGCTACGACGTGAAGGTGAGGCTCGCACCGGAGCGGCGCAGCGAGCCGGCCGACCTCGAGCGGCTCGGCCTGGCGGTCGGGCAGAACGCCGACGGCAGCGCGCGCGTGATCCGGCTCGCCCAGGTGGCCGAGATCGTGCCCTCCTTCGGCCCGAACCAGATCAACCGCCGCGACCTGAACCGCGAGGTCGAGATCACCGCCAACGTGTCGGGGCGCTCGCTGGGCGAGGTGTCGGCCGACATCCAGAAGGTGCTCGACGCCTCGGCCTTCCCGGCCGGCTACCGCGCGCGTTTCGGCGGGTCCACGAAGGACATGCAGGAGTCCTTCGGCTACGCGCTGTCGGCGCTGGCGCTCGCAGTGATCTTCATCTACATGATCCTTGCCTCGCAGTTCAAGAGCTTCCTGCAGCCGATCGCGCTGATGTCCTCGCTGCCGCTCACGCTGATCGGCGTCGTGCTGATCCTGCTGGTGTTCGGCTCCACGCTGAACCTGTTCTCGATCATCGGCGTGGTGATGCTGATGGGCCTGGTCACGAAGAACGCGATCCTGCTGGTCGACTTCGCGAACCGCGCGCGCGAGGGCCACGTCGGCGAGGAGCTGCGCGAGCAGGGCCTGGTCGGCGAAGGCGGCAGCGGCGCGCCGCTGACCGGCGAGCCGCTGGCCGGCCGCAAGCTCGGCCGCGAGGAAGCCCTGCTGATGGCCGCGCGGGTGCGCCTGCGCCCGATCCTGATGACGACGCTGGCCATGATCTTCGGCATGGTGCCGCTCGCGTTCGCGATCTCCGAGGGCTCGGAGCAGCGCGCGCCGATGGGCCAGGCGGTGATCGGCGGCGTGATCACCTCTTCGCTGCTGACGCTGGTCGTGGTGCCGGTCGTCTACTGCTACCTCGACGACCTGGCGGGCTGGCTGCGGCGGAAGTGGCGCTGA
- a CDS encoding DsrE family protein, which produces MKRKTLTALAVAAVAAVAAQTAWLPEAAAQASAQATPANRLVVQVSDGEPARWNMALNNVRNLQSELGASNVEVEVVAYGPGINMLKADATTANRISEAIKSGVKIVACENSLKAMKVGKEDMHGEIGYVPAGVVEIMRKQQQGWAYVRP; this is translated from the coding sequence ATGAAACGCAAGACCCTGACCGCCCTCGCCGTGGCCGCCGTGGCCGCCGTCGCCGCGCAGACCGCCTGGCTGCCCGAGGCGGCAGCGCAGGCCAGCGCCCAGGCGACACCCGCCAATCGACTGGTCGTCCAGGTCAGCGACGGCGAACCCGCCCGCTGGAACATGGCGCTGAACAACGTGCGCAACCTGCAGTCCGAACTGGGCGCGAGCAACGTCGAAGTCGAGGTCGTCGCCTACGGGCCCGGCATCAACATGCTGAAGGCCGACGCCACCACCGCCAACCGGATCTCCGAGGCCATCAAGAGCGGCGTGAAGATCGTCGCCTGCGAGAACTCGCTGAAGGCGATGAAGGTCGGCAAGGAAGACATGCACGGCGAGATCGGCTACGTGCCTGCCGGCGTCGTCGAGATCATGCGCAAGCAGCAGCAGGGCTGGGCCTACGTGCGGCCCTGA
- the thiS gene encoding sulfur carrier protein ThiS encodes MDVVVNGEPRSLPESASVAELVAALELSGKRIAVERNGEIVPRSRYADVRLSQGDRLEIVVAVGGG; translated from the coding sequence ATCGATGTCGTCGTCAACGGCGAGCCCCGCTCGCTTCCCGAATCCGCGAGCGTCGCCGAGCTCGTCGCGGCGCTCGAGCTGTCCGGCAAGCGGATCGCCGTCGAGCGCAACGGCGAGATCGTCCCCCGCAGCCGCTACGCCGACGTGCGGCTCTCGCAGGGGGACCGCCTCGAGATCGTGGTGGCGGTCGGCGGCGGCTGA
- a CDS encoding cytochrome c peroxidase yields the protein MNPLSDMRLRILAVALGCLVLASCGSGGDSAATDPANIAEAAPPPPPRAPVEPLQLVTAPDINVLGLLDKTGLNANLWPWEPITKTDQKTALQQFGKALFWDMQVGGDGIQSCASCHYHAGADNRVANQVSPGLKRGDFAADIAALNASLNRVHYSGTAQVTVNGVATTVLDAGFPVSEAALLASGATADAADGAPGALGFGAKPLPNVDVNDVASSQGVRAGDHHSVTVNRVDTATLRPSDPGFDLDFQANAAGVPDTVRRVEPRNSPTVLNAVYNLRNFWDGRGDAFFNGVTPLGFRDPDARVKTFTNGALGEERLDLPFSSLASQAVGPIESEFEMTNAGRIHKELGKKLTTVGVLPLAGQLIATDDSLLGDDPLLGGLGKGPGNRGLTKPYAQWIREIFHERFWGDGAGNDVCLDANGAMIGVSPADTCYTNPALLDPADGSPLTAYTMMQWNFSLFFGLGIQAYEATLFTNETIVDLVAGGIAQGSITVGTGRRARTVVVGGPTIPQAQWLSLEGCIAQVGANLSAREQALATDLCTTHYAKFINPNAVTGSESNLAPFPVPANEPIGGKCGPNSGASTTTTVVVAGDCVFARNTLLNVDRGLGRFFAGATACAICHFNPEFTGATVGVMTGFGIAPELLNPGQARRAELRAVMERMVAFNGLPKVYDTGFYNIGVRPTPEDLSLGDAIGGVPLGWNRLFDLMAGGPAFNGDAQNLTYDMDKIGTFANPAQGTIAGLIPSLMIPFSPTDLSPIPFPFRVGCGVGLVGNGNANNNPNVNCTATVIPGEPLLRNGAFKAPGLRNVKFTGPYMHNGSKATLRQVMEFYKTAGHFAGLNFNNLDAGMRVFNLGVADEAAVVEMMETGLTDWRVAHQSGPFDHPEICVPNGHDESTGVTRLVAIPAVGTNGGPRLATFEEMLEGTAAGLANNLTDACTVPGIVDAGGLSTIDVPPAPPPI from the coding sequence ATGAATCCGCTTTCCGACATGCGCCTTCGCATCCTGGCCGTCGCGCTGGGCTGCCTGGTGCTCGCATCCTGCGGCAGCGGCGGCGACTCCGCCGCCACCGATCCCGCCAACATCGCCGAGGCCGCGCCTCCGCCGCCGCCCCGGGCGCCGGTCGAGCCGCTGCAGCTCGTGACCGCGCCGGACATCAACGTTCTGGGGCTGCTGGACAAGACGGGGCTGAACGCGAACCTCTGGCCGTGGGAGCCGATCACCAAGACGGACCAGAAAACCGCCCTGCAGCAGTTCGGCAAGGCGCTGTTCTGGGACATGCAGGTCGGCGGCGACGGCATCCAGTCCTGCGCGTCCTGTCACTACCACGCGGGCGCCGACAACCGGGTGGCCAACCAGGTCAGCCCGGGCCTCAAGCGCGGCGACTTCGCCGCCGACATCGCGGCCCTGAACGCGAGCTTGAACCGGGTCCACTACAGCGGCACCGCGCAGGTCACGGTGAACGGCGTGGCGACGACGGTGCTCGACGCCGGCTTCCCGGTCAGCGAGGCGGCGCTCCTCGCGAGCGGGGCCACGGCGGACGCAGCCGACGGCGCGCCCGGCGCGCTCGGGTTCGGCGCGAAGCCGCTGCCGAACGTCGATGTCAACGACGTCGCGTCGTCGCAGGGCGTGCGCGCCGGCGATCACCACAGCGTCACGGTGAACCGCGTCGACACCGCCACACTGCGGCCCAGCGACCCGGGCTTCGACCTCGACTTCCAGGCCAACGCGGCCGGCGTTCCGGACACGGTCCGGCGGGTCGAGCCGCGCAACTCGCCGACCGTGCTCAATGCGGTCTACAACCTGCGCAACTTCTGGGACGGCCGCGGCGACGCCTTCTTCAACGGGGTCACGCCGCTCGGCTTCCGCGACCCGGACGCGAGGGTCAAGACCTTCACCAATGGAGCGCTCGGCGAGGAGCGCCTCGACCTGCCCTTCTCGTCGCTCGCCTCGCAAGCGGTCGGCCCGATCGAGAGCGAGTTCGAGATGACCAATGCCGGCCGCATCCACAAGGAGCTCGGCAAGAAGCTGACGACCGTCGGCGTGCTGCCGCTGGCGGGACAGCTGATCGCGACGGACGACTCCCTGCTCGGAGACGACCCCCTGCTCGGAGGACTCGGCAAGGGTCCCGGCAATCGCGGCCTGACCAAGCCCTACGCGCAGTGGATCCGCGAGATCTTCCACGAGCGCTTCTGGGGCGACGGCGCCGGCAACGACGTGTGCCTGGACGCCAACGGGGCGATGATCGGCGTGTCCCCGGCCGACACCTGCTACACGAATCCGGCGCTGCTGGATCCGGCCGACGGCTCGCCGCTGACCGCCTATACGATGATGCAGTGGAACTTCTCGCTGTTCTTCGGGCTGGGCATCCAGGCCTACGAGGCGACGCTGTTCACCAACGAGACGATCGTCGACCTGGTGGCCGGCGGCATCGCGCAGGGCTCGATCACGGTCGGTACCGGCCGTCGCGCGAGGACCGTCGTGGTCGGCGGACCGACCATCCCGCAGGCGCAGTGGCTGTCGCTCGAGGGCTGCATCGCGCAGGTGGGCGCCAACCTCAGTGCCCGGGAACAGGCGCTGGCGACCGACCTGTGCACGACGCACTACGCGAAGTTCATCAATCCGAACGCGGTCACCGGCAGCGAGTCGAACCTCGCGCCGTTCCCGGTGCCGGCCAACGAGCCGATTGGCGGGAAATGCGGCCCGAACAGCGGCGCGTCGACGACCACGACTGTCGTGGTCGCAGGCGATTGCGTGTTTGCCCGCAACACACTGCTCAACGTCGACCGGGGCCTGGGCCGATTCTTCGCCGGCGCCACCGCCTGCGCGATCTGCCACTTCAATCCCGAGTTCACCGGCGCCACGGTCGGCGTGATGACCGGCTTCGGGATCGCCCCCGAGCTGCTGAACCCGGGCCAGGCGCGCCGCGCCGAGCTGCGCGCGGTGATGGAGCGGATGGTCGCGTTCAACGGCCTGCCGAAAGTCTACGACACGGGCTTCTACAACATCGGCGTTCGCCCGACCCCGGAGGACCTGTCGCTGGGCGACGCGATCGGCGGCGTGCCGCTGGGCTGGAACCGGCTGTTCGACCTGATGGCCGGGGGGCCGGCCTTCAACGGCGACGCGCAAAACCTGACCTACGACATGGACAAGATCGGCACCTTCGCGAACCCCGCGCAGGGAACCATCGCCGGCCTGATCCCGTCGCTGATGATCCCGTTCTCGCCGACCGACCTGTCGCCGATCCCCTTCCCGTTCCGCGTCGGCTGCGGCGTGGGCCTGGTCGGCAACGGCAACGCCAACAACAACCCGAACGTCAACTGCACCGCCACGGTGATCCCGGGCGAGCCGCTGTTGAGGAACGGGGCGTTCAAGGCGCCCGGCCTGCGCAACGTGAAGTTCACCGGCCCGTACATGCACAACGGTTCGAAGGCGACCCTGCGGCAGGTGATGGAGTTCTACAAGACGGCGGGCCACTTCGCCGGACTGAACTTCAACAACCTCGACGCCGGCATGCGGGTCTTCAATCTCGGCGTGGCCGACGAGGCCGCGGTCGTCGAGATGATGGAGACCGGGCTGACCGACTGGCGGGTGGCGCACCAGTCCGGGCCCTTCGACCATCCGGAGATCTGCGTGCCGAACGGGCACGACGAATCGACGGGCGTCACCCGGCTGGTCGCGATCCCGGCGGTCGGCACGAACGGCGGCCCCCGGCTCGCCACCTTCGAGGAGATGCTCGAGGGGACGGCCGCAGGCCTGGCCAACAACCTGACCGACGCCTGCACCGTGCCGGGCATCGTGGACGCCGGCGGGCTGTCGACGATCGACGTCCCGCCCGCGCCGCCGCCGATCTGA
- a CDS encoding OsmC family protein, whose amino-acid sequence MSDTHLFEGTLAWHGQPAGRPFTYETYARATRIEFDGGAAIEASAPAVFHGDDAKPNPETLMMASLMQCHFLTFMAIAAKSRVEVTGYADRATGTLGKKDGKMRFVEVVLRPRVRLTAPVDAEKFRSMHEKAHANCFMSNSVNFEVRVEPELE is encoded by the coding sequence ATGTCCGACACGCATCTCTTCGAAGGCACGCTCGCCTGGCACGGCCAGCCGGCCGGCCGGCCGTTCACCTACGAGACCTACGCCCGCGCCACCCGCATCGAGTTCGACGGCGGCGCTGCCATCGAGGCCTCTGCGCCCGCCGTCTTCCACGGCGACGACGCGAAGCCCAACCCCGAGACGCTGATGATGGCCTCGCTGATGCAGTGCCACTTCCTGACCTTCATGGCTATCGCCGCGAAGTCGCGGGTCGAGGTGACCGGCTACGCCGATCGCGCCACCGGCACGCTGGGCAAGAAGGACGGGAAGATGCGCTTCGTCGAGGTCGTTCTGCGCCCGCGCGTGCGGCTGACCGCGCCGGTCGACGCGGAGAAGTTCCGCTCGATGCACGAGAAGGCGCACGCCAACTGCTTCATGTCGAACTCGGTGAACTTCGAGGTCCGGGTCGAGCCGGAACTGGAGTGA
- a CDS encoding thiazole synthase → MTRATERTGAGAPVAPSPAAAGDPLRIGKRSFSSRLLIGTGKYRDFDETRAAVEASGAEIVTVAIRRTNIGQNAGEPSLLDFLSPDRFTMLPNTAGCYTADDAIRTLRLARELLDGHTLVKLEVLGDPATLYPNMPETMKAAEVLVNEGFEVMVYCSDDPIQAKILEQIGCVAVMPLASLIGSGMGILNPWNLQLILEKAEVPIIVDAGVGTASDAAIAMELGCAGVLMNTAVAAAREPVRMARAMRLAVEAGREAFLAGRMPKKLYSATPSSPTTGMIGGAKA, encoded by the coding sequence ATGACCCGAGCCACCGAACGGACAGGGGCCGGCGCCCCGGTCGCGCCATCGCCCGCCGCCGCCGGCGACCCGCTGCGCATCGGCAAGCGGAGCTTCTCGTCGCGCCTGCTGATCGGCACCGGCAAGTACCGCGACTTCGACGAGACCCGCGCCGCGGTCGAGGCCAGCGGCGCCGAGATCGTGACCGTGGCGATCCGCCGCACGAACATCGGCCAGAACGCGGGCGAACCCAGCCTGCTCGACTTCCTGTCGCCCGACCGCTTCACGATGCTGCCGAACACCGCCGGCTGCTACACCGCCGACGACGCGATCCGCACGCTGAGGCTGGCCCGCGAGCTGCTCGACGGCCACACGCTGGTCAAGCTCGAGGTGCTCGGCGACCCGGCCACGCTGTACCCGAACATGCCCGAGACGATGAAGGCCGCCGAGGTCCTCGTCAACGAGGGCTTCGAGGTGATGGTCTACTGCAGCGACGACCCGATCCAGGCGAAGATCCTCGAGCAGATCGGCTGCGTGGCGGTGATGCCGCTGGCCTCGCTGATCGGCTCGGGCATGGGGATCCTGAACCCGTGGAACCTGCAGCTGATCCTCGAGAAGGCCGAGGTGCCGATCATCGTCGACGCCGGGGTCGGCACCGCGTCCGACGCGGCGATCGCGATGGAGCTGGGCTGCGCCGGCGTGCTGATGAACACCGCGGTGGCCGCCGCGCGCGAGCCGGTGCGCATGGCCCGCGCGATGCGGCTGGCGGTCGAGGCCGGCCGCGAGGCCTTCCTGGCGGGCCGCATGCCGAAGAAGCTCTACTCGGCCACGCCGTCGTCGCCCACCACCGGCATGATCGGCGGGGCGAAGGCTTGA